The sequence below is a genomic window from Streptomyces sp. B21-105.
CGGGAGCGCCGGCGCTGCCGCCGTCGGCCCTGTCGCCGTCGGTCCGCCCGGTTCCGGGGGTTCCTGCGCCGCGGCGCACACCGGGGCCAGTACGGGCTGTGCGGCGAGCGCCGCCGTGACGACCGTACAGGCCAGACGCAGCAGTCTTCCTGACACGCCATCACCTCCGCTGCGGGGTGGCCCCTCCATCCCGCAGGGCGAGCCTCGGACGGATCCGCGCGGTCCGCGCGCCGAGCGTGCGCGGTTCGGCGCAACGGTGTCACCCGTCGGCGTCGTCCCGCCGTCCGTCCGGCGTGGCGTCGGGCTTGGACCACGGCCACCGTGGTCGGCCGCTGTCCTTCCCCTCGGGGTCGAACGCGTACTTCCAGCCCTGCGGCAGTCCGAGCCGCTTGCTGTGGCCGCGGGGCACCCGCCGGTAGACCAGGACGGTGGGCGTGCGGCCGGCCGCGCCGGGGACGGGGATGCGGTACGTCTTCGGCGGGTGCCCGGTCGGGCCCAGCAGCACGGGCAGCACCCGGCCGTCCATGGGGCCGCCCTCGAAGGGGGTGTCTTCGCTCTTCACGTCACCAGTGTCGATCAGGTCTCCGCGGCCAGCGCACCCCGGACCAGCTCGTCGGTCTGCGGGTCCCGGGCGGCGGTCACCATGAGGACGGCGACGAACTGGTCGACCAGCCAGTCCCGCAGCTCGTCGGCGGGCGGCTGCTGGTCCTCGTCGAGCCAGATCAGCGACGCCGCCTCGACCGCGGTGATCCACATCCGCACGGTCATCCGCAGCCGCGGTCCGGGGGCGGCCACCCCCAGGTGGCTGTAGATGGCCTCGGCGGCGGCCCGGCGCACGCCGTCCACGATGGCTGTCGTCCGGGACGTCTCGACCACGCTGCCGCCCTGGAGCAGGGCGCTGAAGCCGGCGTCGTGCCGGCCGACGAAGGTGAGATAGCGGTCGAGGACGCGGGCGAGGCGGGGGAGGAGGGGACCGTCGTGGGGCTCGTCGAAGCAGTGGTGCAGCTCGTCGGCGGCGGAGCGCAGGGCGGCCTCGTAGAGCTGCTGCTTGCCGCCGGGGAAGTACCGGTAGACGAGCGGCCGGGAGACGCCGGCGGCCTCGGCCACGTCGTCCAGCGAGACGTCCTCGGGGACGCGGTGCGCGAACAGCGAGAGCGCGGCCTCCAGCAGCTGGCTGCGGCGCTCCTCGACGCTGAGGCGACGGTAGGCGGGGGCGGCGGGCGTCATGACGTGCAGCGTAATCCGTCGCCCCCGGGGTCGTGCCCACGACGGCAGTCCGGACGCCCGTCACAGCCGGCGTCCGGACCGTGCCTACGCCAGGAGTCCGTGCCTACGCCAGGAGCTCCCACCTACGCCAGCAGCCCGCGCTCGCGTCAGGAGGCCGCGCCTACGCCAGCAGTCCGGACGATCGCCACAGTCGGCGTCCGACGCCGCGCAGCACGCCGATGTCGTCCAGGAAGTCCGTCAGCCGCTTCGCGCCGGTCCGCATGATCTCCCGGCGGTGCCCGCTCGCCTGTACCTGCGCCATGGCCGCCCGCCGGTCCAGACCGACGTTCGTGTAGACCTCCGGATTCACGAAGGCCACCGAGAACACCCGGGCGAACTCACCCGACGTGACCCTGGTGAACTCCTGGGACCAGCGCGGGGCGGTCACCATCTGCCGGCGCAACTCCTCGCGGGCGTAGCGCACGTGCCGGGCCTCCTCCACCACGTGGATCCGGGTGACGCCCCGCACCAGCGGCTGTACCCGCTCGTCCGGGAAGGTCAGCCGCTGCATCCAGTCGAGGACCTCCTCGCCGAGCAGCGTCGCGGTGAAGGAGCCGGGGGTGGTGGAGACCGTCTTGAAGAGACGCCCCATGGCCTGGTGGGCGCGGCTCACCGGGTACCACGGCGTGTCGCCGCGCGAGATCAGCCGGGCGAACATCTTCGAGTGCCTGCACTCGTCCTCGATCTCGGTGAGCGCGTACCGCACGTGCGCGCTCGTCGCCGCCTTGTCGTAGATGTGCCGGACGAGCAGCTGCATGAGGATGATCTCGAACCAGATCCCCAGCGAGGCGAGCGCGGCGGCCTCGTGCTGGGACAGCAGGATCCGCTGCTCCTCGCCCATCCGCCGCCACAGCGGCGTGTCGTACAGCGACACGAGCTCCGGCGGCCAGAACCACTTGCCCTCCTCGAAGGGGGCGTCCCAGTCCAGCTCCTGGTCGGGGTCGAAGGAGTGCTTGGCGGAGGACGCGAGCAGCCGCTCGGCCACCTGTTCCCGGTCCTTGAGCAGGCCCAGCGCGTCCCGCAGCCCTTCCACCGCGTCGGCATCCGTGAGGGTCGTCATGGCTCTTATGAGACTGCCTGTCAGCAAGGCAGTCAATCCCTCGCGCGTCAACAATCCGTTCCGTGATCACTCGACGGGCGGGCGATCGGGCGTTCCGGCTGGGTAGGCTGATCGTGCCCGCCAGGCTCCACCGCATGGGAGTGACCATGAGCGCCGCACGCGAGTACGGGCTGGACGAGGACCACGAGTGGGCCCGTCCGCCTGAGGGCGGCTGGACGGCGGAGGATCTCGACAGGCTCCCGAACCTGCCTCCGCACACGGAGCTGATCGACGGGAGCCTGGTTTTCGTGAGTCCGCAGACGCGCTTTCACATGCGTACCCTGCGCCTGCTGGAGCGCACCCTGCTGGAGCAGGCGCCGGACAAGTTCGACATCGACCGCGAGTTCACCGTCAGGCTGGACAGACGCAACCGCCCGGAGCCCGACATCCTGGTGGTCCGGGCGGACGCCGACACCGGCCCCCTGCAGACCTGGCTCCACCCCGACGACGTCGTCCTCGCGGTGGAGATCGTTTCGGCGGACTCCGAGGAGCGCGACCGCAAGGTCAAGCCCCCCAAGTACGCGAGTGCGGGTATCCCTCACTACTGGCGTGTCGAGGAGAGCGACGGTCTGCCCGTGGTCCATGTCTACGAACTCGACCCCGCAACAGGCGCGTACGGGCTCACGGGCATCCACCACGACCTGCTCAAACTGACCGAGCCGTTCCCCCTCACCGTCGACCTCGCCGCTGTCGACCGCCGCCGATGACCGCCGACGAGCGGCCCGTCGTCGCATGCGGGTGCGCAACTCCGGCGCGGAGTTGCTCGAGCTCGTCCTCGAGCCGTACGGCAGCGATCACTGGGTGCGGCCCGGCGAGACCTTCGTGATCTGGACGATCGGGCGGCCCGGGGACGGGGTGTCCGAGGCGTTCGCAGGGGAACACGGGCCGGGGACGGTGACCGTGCACGCCGACGTGCTGCCCGCCTATGTCGGCGACGAGGACGGCAACGAGATCGACTGCGGTCACCACAGGCCGCAGCCCGCCGGCCCGTTCCGGCTCAATCTTCCCCAGCCGCTCCCCGCCCCTCCCGGCCCCTGCTGGACCGACCGGACGGGCTAGACCGAGCAGCCCAGGTCCTCCGGTAGCGCGAACGTCATCGGCTCCGCGCCCTGCGCCGGGAAGGACGTGCGCAGGCCGAAGGCGTACGGGGTCGGGCCGTTCGCGCGCAGATGGAGGAGGCGGGACTCGGCGTCCGCGACCGTCGGGCGTCGGCCCGCCGGCACCCACCACAGGGCCGTCATCGCCTCCGCCACCCGCTCGAACCACTCCCGCCTGCGCGAGAGCAGCTCACGGTGCTGCCCCTGGTACATGAACGTGGTCAGGGCGTCGAGGTCCCGCCACACCGTCATGTTGATGATCAGCCAGGAGTCCCCGAACACCTGGATGCCGGTCGCGTCGCCGCCGTCGGACTGGAGCCGCCACACATAGCCGTCCGCCGTCTCCGCGGCGGCGTTGACCGGGTCGAGAGCGTCCACGAAGTCCTTCAACTGCGGTGATTCCAGCGGGAACCTGAGGCGGGAGATGTTGACCTGGGCGAGTTCGAAAGCGGCGGTCTCGGTGACGTTCTCAGCTCTCGTGTCAGTCATGAGTGAACCGTAGGACGCCCCTGTGCGGCTCGGTACCCCCCCGTCTCACGGGTTGAGCACCGCCTCCATCACCGCCCGGGCGATCGGCGCCGCCATTCCGCCCCCGGTGATGTCCCCGCGGCGCGCCGACCCGTCCTCCACCACCACCGCGACCGCCACCCTCGGCTCCAGGCCCCGCAGGTCCTGCGCCCAGGAGACGAACCACGCGTAGGGGATCCCGGCGTTGCCGATGCCGTGCTGCGCGGTGCCCGTCTTGCCGCCGACGATCGCGCCCGGGATCGCCGCGTTCACCCCGGTGCCCTCCCGCACCACGTCCGTCATCAGCTCGCGCAGCCGCCGTGCCGTCGAGGGCAGCATCGCCTGACGCGACGGACGGGAGCCGGCGGTGGACACCGTGGCCCCGCCCCGGCGCGTCGTCCGCTCCACCAGGTACGGGGTGCGCACCTGACCGCCGTCGGCCACCGCCGCCGACACCATCGCCATCTGCAGCGGGGTCGCCCGCGTGTTGTACTGGCCGATCGAGGACAGCGCCAGCTGGGCCCGGTCGAGCGAGGTGTCGAAGGTGCTCGGCGCGACGGCGAACGGGATCCGCACGTCGAGGTCGTTGAAGCCGAACGCCTGCGCCGTCCGCGCCATCCGGGCCAGACCGGTGTCCACGCCGAGCTTCGCGAACACCGTGTTGCACGACCACTCGAAGGCGTCCCGCAGCGGAGCGTCCTCGCAGCCGTCGCCCTCGTTGGTCAGCCGCGTCCGCGTACCCGGCAGCCGGTAGGGGTCGGGGGAGTAGGTCGCCGCGTCCAGGTCGGTGATCACCCCCGCGTCCAGCGCCGCCGCCGCGGTGACCACCTTGAACGTCGACCCCGGCGGATACGTCTGCCGCACCGCCCGGTTGAGCATCGGCCGGTCCGGATCGCCGCCCAGCCGCGCCCAGGCCCGTTCCGCGCGGGCGTCGTTCCCGGACAGCACGGCCGGGTCGTACGACGGGCTCGACACCAGCGCCAGCACCCGGCCCGTCGACGGCTCCACCGCCGCCACCGCGCCCTTGCGCCCGTCCAGCCCCTCGAACGCGGCACGCTGGGCCCGCGGGTTCAGGGTGGTCACCACGTCGCCGCCGGACGGACGGCCGCGGGTGACGTCGTCCCACAGCGGGAACGAGGCGAGCAGCGGGTCCGAACCGGAGAGCACGCCGTCCCCGCTGTGCTCCAGGAACGTCGTCCCGTACACCTGCGAGGCGAAGCCCGTCACCGGCGCGTACAGCGGCCCGGCGCGGTACGTCCGTTCGTAGCGCAGCTGCTCGCCGGTGTCCCGGGAGCCGGTGACCGGCACCCCGCCGACCAGGATGTCGCCGCGCGGCTGGGCGTAACGGGCGATGGCCGCCCGCCGGTTGGCCGGGTTGCCGTTGTACGCCTCGGACCGGAGGACCTGGACGCGCGCGGCGTTGACCAGGAGCGCCGCCAGCAGCAGGGCGCAGAACGCGGCGGCGCGCCGGATGTGCCGGGTCACCCCGGCCTCCGCGAGATGCGGTCGGCGGCTCGGCCGGGCGCTTCGCCGCGCCCTTCGCCGAGGCCTTCGCCGAGGCCGTCGTCGCGCGCGTGGGAGCCCGCCGCGGGGTGCGCCTCAGTGCGCGCTTCGGGGCGCGCTTCGGGGTGCGCTTCGTTGTGCGTCTCGGGTCCCGCGCCTCCGTGCGTCTCGCGCCCCGGGGAGCCGCGCGTCTCGCGCCTCGCAGCACCGTGCGTCTCGCGCCCCGGGTCGCCGTGCGCCTTGGCGCGGGCCCCGTCGTACGGCCGTCGCGCCGAGTCGCTGACCCGGATCAGCAGCGCCACGATCGCCCAGTTGGTGACGACCGAGGAGCCGCCCTGCGCCAGGAACGGCATCGCCATGCCGGTCAGCGGGATCAGGCCGGTCACCCCGCCCGCGATCACGAACACCTGGAGCGCCACGATCGAGGCGAGGCCGGCCGCCAGCAGCCGTCCGAAGGGGTCGCGCAGCGACAGCCCGGCCCGAAAGCCGCGCTCCACCAGCAGCCCGTACAGCAGGAACAGCGCCGACAGCCCCGCGAGACCCAGCTCCTCGCCGGCCGTCGCCAGGATGAAGTCCGACTTCGCGGCGAAGCCGATGAGGACGGAGTGGCCGAGGCCGAGCCCGGTGCCGAGGATCCCGCCGGCCGCGAAGGAGAACAGCGACTGCGCGAGTTGGTTGGGGCCCTGACCGGCGTCGATGGAGGCGAACGGGTGCAACCAGTCCTCGACCCGGCTGTGCACGTGCGGTTCGAGACGGCCGACGGCGACCGCGCCGAGCGAGGCGAGCAGCAGGCCCACGGCGATCCAGCCGGTGCGGCCGGTGGCCACGTAGAGCATCACCACGAAGAGGCCGAAGAAGAGCAGGGAGGTGCCGAGGTCCCGTTCCAGCACCAGCACGCCGACGCTCAGCAGCCAGATCGCGACGATCGGGCCGAGCACGCGCCCGGTGGGCAGCTGCATGCGCGTGAAGCGCCAGATCCGCCTGCCCGCGTACGCCAACGCCGTGCGGTTGGCCGCCAGATACGCGGCGAAGAACACCGCCAGCAGCACCTTCGCGAACTCTCCGGGCTGGATGGAGAACCCGGCGATCCGGATCCAGATGCGCGCCCCGTTCACCGGGGGGAAGAGGACCGGGAGGGTGAGCAGGGCGAGCGCCGCGACCACGCACACGTACGCGTACCGCTGCAGCACGCGGTGGTCGCCCAGGGCGGTCACCACCACGATGAACAGCGCCACCCCGACCGTCGACCACACCAGTTGGGTGGGCGCGGCCCGGTCGCCGGGCGTCTCCAGGTCGAGCCGGTAGATCAGCACCAGGCCGATCCCGTTGAGCAGCACGGCGGTGGGCAGCAGCAGCGGGTCGGCGCACGGCGCGCGCCACCGCACCGCGAGATGCGCCAGCAGCGCGAGGACCCCGAGCCCGGCGCCGTAGCCGGCGGCGCCGGGCGGCACGGCGCCGAGCTTCGCCAGGCCGACCGCGCAGTAGCCGTACACCGAGAGCAGGACGGCCAGGACGATCAGGGCGAGTTCGACGCCACGGCGCCGGGGGAGGCCTGCCGTCGGAGCGGGCGCGTCGGCCGCCACCACGGTGGTCCCCGCTCCGACTCCGGTTTTCGTCATGTCCGGAACTTACCCAAATATGGCTCCTTGTGAGCCGTGTCGGGCGGTCGTGTCAGCACTGGCGCGGCGGCGCTCCGAGGGTCTCGATGTAGCGCGCCGAGCCCCAGGCCCAGGTGCCGTCCGTCAGGAGGTACCACTGCGTGTTGCCCTGGACGTCCTGACCCGAGGTCCGGCAGAAGATGGAGACGATGTCCCCGCGGTGGACCACCCAGATCACCTGACTCGCCCGGGTGGGCGCACTGCGCAGCAGCAGTTCGCTCGCGGTGACGCGCCCACGCGACCGGCGGCCCTCGTTCTGGGCGCCGGACTGGTTGCCGCCGGACTGCCACGGGTTGCCGCCGGACTGCCACGGGTTGCCGCCGGCCTGGTTGCTCCCGGCCTGGTTGCTTCCCGACTGGTTGCCGCCGGACTGCCACGGGTTGCCGTTCTGGTTTCCGGCCTGGTTTCCGCCGCCGGACTGCTGCCACTGATGGCCGTTCTGGTGGCCGCCCGACTGGTTGCCGGTCTGATTACCGCCCGACTGCCACTGGTTGCCGTTGTGGCTGCCGTTCTGGTTGCCCGACTGGTTGCTGTTCTGGTTGCCGCCGCCGCCCTCGGACTGCCAGTCGTTGCCGCCTCCGGACTGCCAGTCGTTGCTCCCTCCGGACTGCCAGTCGTCACCGCCGTCACCGCCACCGGGCCGCCAGTCGTCGCCGTCGCCGCGCTGGTTCTGCCGGCCGTTCGTTCCGCCCTGCTGGGCGTGGACGCCGTCCCCGCCGTCGGCGAGAGCGGGGGTGACCGCCGCGGAAGCGGCGAGGGCGCCGGCCGCGGTGACCATGGCGAGGCGGGCGAGAGTGGAGCGCAGGGGCATGGCGATACCTCCATGAAGAGGGTGAAGCTGACTTATCGCCAGACTAGGAGCGGTTCCTGCGGGCCGCCCGTCACGCTGCGCCATCGGGGATGTTGCTCGCCGCGGCCGGAGGCGTCTGAGGCAGTGTCAGAGTCGCCTTCGCGCCGCCGTCCGGCGCGTTGGCGAACGTCAGCCGCGCCCCCAGCACCTCCGCCTGTCCCACCGCGATCGTCAGACCGAGCCCGTGTCCCTTCGCGTCGCCTTCGGTGCGGAACCGCTGCGGCCCGTGGGTGACGAGGTACTCCGGATAGCCGTCCCCGTGGTCCCGCACGGTGACCACGGGCCCGTCCACCGTCAGCACGACCGGCGCCCGTCCGTGCCGGCGCGCGTTGGCCAGCAGATTCCCCAGCACCCGTTCGAGGCGCCGCCGGTCGGTCTCGACGCGCGCGTCCCGGACGACGGTGATCGCGATGCCGGTCGACGAGCCCCCGGAACCGCCCGAACCGCCGGAGCCCCCGGAACCGCCCGAACCGCCGGAGCTGCCCGAAGCGCCGGCGCCGCTCGAGCCGTCCGAGGCCTCCGCCGCCCGCACGACCCGCACCACCAGCGCGGTCAGATCCTCGGCGTCCACCTCCAGCCGCTCGCGTCGGGTGTCCAACCGGGAGATCTCCAGCAGGTCCTCGGTGAGTGTGCGCAACGCCGCCACCCGGTCGCGCACCAGCTCCGTCGGCCGTCCCGGCGGCAGCAGTTCGGCCGCCGCGTGCAGCCCGGTCAGCGGTGTCCGCAGCTCATGCGCGACGTCGGCGGTGAACCGCTGCTCGCTCAGCAGCTTCCCCTGCAGCGAGGACGCCATCGAGTCCAGGGCGACGGCGACCGTGCCCACCTCGTCCTGCGGCCGGCCCGGTTCCCGTGTGCGCGGGTCGTTCACGCGGGCGTCCAGATCGCCGGCGGTGATCCGCCGGGCCACCTGAGCCGTGGTGTGCAGCCGGCGCGTCACGCGGGTCACCGCGACCGCCCCGACCAGCAGCGTCGCGCCGATCGCCAGCGCCGACGACCACAGGATCGCGGTGTCCAGCGCCTCGATGGTGCGGGCGCTCTGCGAGTAGTCGACCGCGACCGCGAGGGCCCGGCCGCCGTCCACCGGGCCCGCCGCCCACATCGTGGGCCGCCCGTCACGGTCGGCGACCATGGTGCCGCGCTCCCCGGCCGCCGCCAACGTCCGCAACGAGACGGGCAGTCCCCGCGGGTCGACCCGCGCGCCCCAACCGAGCGTGTCCCCGGCCTCGAACGCCGCCGTCGCCTCCTTCAGCCTGGACAGCGCGAGGTCGCGGGCCTGGCCGACGGTCTGGTTCGTCACCGAGACGTGCACGAGCACGCCGAGCAGGGCGGCCAGCGCGCAGCACATCACGGTGATGAAGACGGCCGCCTTCACGGCGAGCGTGCCGGCCCACGAGGGCACCCCCAGCCTCACCGGCCGCTCGCGAGGGAGGAGGCGGAGGGCGAGTGGGACCCCGGCCGGACGCGGGCGCCGACGAGGCCGTGGGGGAGGCCGTCAAAGAGGTCGTGGCTTCCGGAGCGGGGACGGAGGAGGGGGAGGGGGAGGCGGACGACCGCGGCGTGTGCTTGCGGCCGTCGGTGCGCAGCATCTCGTCGTGGGTGAGCAGCATGGCCTGCTGCTGCTGGTCCCAGGTCCACTGCAGGCGGTACTCGTACCCGGCGACCTCCGAGGGGGCGCGGATGATCACGGAACGGGCGGCCAGCTCGACCCCGCTCACCGCGTCCTCGTAGCCCATGATCTGCACCAGCCGGTTCTTGCGGACGGTGTAGACGCGGACCGCCGTGAGGTTCCCGGGCAGCTGCCGGAAGCCCAGCGTCATGTCGTCATGACCGTCTCCGGTGAGGTCGCGGTAGTACGCCTTGAGGACGGGGCACCTGGCCGCCTGCGCGCCGCTCTTGCCGCAGTCCGCCATCCGGCGGGCCGTCTCCTCGTACTCTCCCGCACCGTAGGCGGCCGGATTCTGGGCGATCTCCCGGCGGACCACCGCGACCGGGTTCACCGCCCGGATGTCACCGTGGGGCACGGTGACGCCCTTCACCACCTGGGTGTCCACCTCGCCGATGTCGAAGGCGGGACGGGAGGCGGGCGTCAGATCCGGCCAGAGCCGGTCCGGACTGATCGCCGTCGGTGTGGCGCCG
It includes:
- a CDS encoding TetR/AcrR family transcriptional regulator, with the translated sequence MTPAAPAYRRLSVEERRSQLLEAALSLFAHRVPEDVSLDDVAEAAGVSRPLVYRYFPGGKQQLYEAALRSAADELHHCFDEPHDGPLLPRLARVLDRYLTFVGRHDAGFSALLQGGSVVETSRTTAIVDGVRRAAAEAIYSHLGVAAPGPRLRMTVRMWITAVEAASLIWLDEDQQPPADELRDWLVDQFVAVLMVTAARDPQTDELVRGALAAET
- a CDS encoding AurF N-oxygenase family protein, with the protein product MTTLTDADAVEGLRDALGLLKDREQVAERLLASSAKHSFDPDQELDWDAPFEEGKWFWPPELVSLYDTPLWRRMGEEQRILLSQHEAAALASLGIWFEIILMQLLVRHIYDKAATSAHVRYALTEIEDECRHSKMFARLISRGDTPWYPVSRAHQAMGRLFKTVSTTPGSFTATLLGEEVLDWMQRLTFPDERVQPLVRGVTRIHVVEEARHVRYAREELRRQMVTAPRWSQEFTRVTSGEFARVFSVAFVNPEVYTNVGLDRRAAMAQVQASGHRREIMRTGAKRLTDFLDDIGVLRGVGRRLWRSSGLLA
- a CDS encoding Uma2 family endonuclease; translation: MSAAREYGLDEDHEWARPPEGGWTAEDLDRLPNLPPHTELIDGSLVFVSPQTRFHMRTLRLLERTLLEQAPDKFDIDREFTVRLDRRNRPEPDILVVRADADTGPLQTWLHPDDVVLAVEIVSADSEERDRKVKPPKYASAGIPHYWRVEESDGLPVVHVYELDPATGAYGLTGIHHDLLKLTEPFPLTVDLAAVDRRR
- a CDS encoding DUF3291 domain-containing protein encodes the protein MTDTRAENVTETAAFELAQVNISRLRFPLESPQLKDFVDALDPVNAAAETADGYVWRLQSDGGDATGIQVFGDSWLIINMTVWRDLDALTTFMYQGQHRELLSRRREWFERVAEAMTALWWVPAGRRPTVADAESRLLHLRANGPTPYAFGLRTSFPAQGAEPMTFALPEDLGCSV
- a CDS encoding peptidoglycan D,D-transpeptidase FtsI family protein, whose protein sequence is MTRHIRRAAAFCALLLAALLVNAARVQVLRSEAYNGNPANRRAAIARYAQPRGDILVGGVPVTGSRDTGEQLRYERTYRAGPLYAPVTGFASQVYGTTFLEHSGDGVLSGSDPLLASFPLWDDVTRGRPSGGDVVTTLNPRAQRAAFEGLDGRKGAVAAVEPSTGRVLALVSSPSYDPAVLSGNDARAERAWARLGGDPDRPMLNRAVRQTYPPGSTFKVVTAAAALDAGVITDLDAATYSPDPYRLPGTRTRLTNEGDGCEDAPLRDAFEWSCNTVFAKLGVDTGLARMARTAQAFGFNDLDVRIPFAVAPSTFDTSLDRAQLALSSIGQYNTRATPLQMAMVSAAVADGGQVRTPYLVERTTRRGGATVSTAGSRPSRQAMLPSTARRLRELMTDVVREGTGVNAAIPGAIVGGKTGTAQHGIGNAGIPYAWFVSWAQDLRGLEPRVAVAVVVEDGSARRGDITGGGMAAPIARAVMEAVLNP
- a CDS encoding FtsW/RodA/SpoVE family cell cycle protein — translated: MTKTGVGAGTTVVAADAPAPTAGLPRRRGVELALIVLAVLLSVYGYCAVGLAKLGAVPPGAAGYGAGLGVLALLAHLAVRWRAPCADPLLLPTAVLLNGIGLVLIYRLDLETPGDRAAPTQLVWSTVGVALFIVVVTALGDHRVLQRYAYVCVVAALALLTLPVLFPPVNGARIWIRIAGFSIQPGEFAKVLLAVFFAAYLAANRTALAYAGRRIWRFTRMQLPTGRVLGPIVAIWLLSVGVLVLERDLGTSLLFFGLFVVMLYVATGRTGWIAVGLLLASLGAVAVGRLEPHVHSRVEDWLHPFASIDAGQGPNQLAQSLFSFAAGGILGTGLGLGHSVLIGFAAKSDFILATAGEELGLAGLSALFLLYGLLVERGFRAGLSLRDPFGRLLAAGLASIVALQVFVIAGGVTGLIPLTGMAMPFLAQGGSSVVTNWAIVALLIRVSDSARRPYDGARAKAHGDPGRETHGAARRETRGSPGRETHGGAGPETHNEAHPEARPEARTEAHPAAGSHARDDGLGEGLGEGRGEAPGRAADRISRRPG
- a CDS encoding SH3 domain-containing protein, which gives rise to MPLRSTLARLAMVTAAGALAASAAVTPALADGGDGVHAQQGGTNGRQNQRGDGDDWRPGGGDGGDDWQSGGSNDWQSGGGNDWQSEGGGGNQNSNQSGNQNGSHNGNQWQSGGNQTGNQSGGHQNGHQWQQSGGGNQAGNQNGNPWQSGGNQSGSNQAGSNQAGGNPWQSGGNPWQSGGNQSGAQNEGRRSRGRVTASELLLRSAPTRASQVIWVVHRGDIVSIFCRTSGQDVQGNTQWYLLTDGTWAWGSARYIETLGAPPRQC
- a CDS encoding ATP-binding protein; translation: MRLGVPSWAGTLAVKAAVFITVMCCALAALLGVLVHVSVTNQTVGQARDLALSRLKEATAAFEAGDTLGWGARVDPRGLPVSLRTLAAAGERGTMVADRDGRPTMWAAGPVDGGRALAVAVDYSQSARTIEALDTAILWSSALAIGATLLVGAVAVTRVTRRLHTTAQVARRITAGDLDARVNDPRTREPGRPQDEVGTVAVALDSMASSLQGKLLSEQRFTADVAHELRTPLTGLHAAAELLPPGRPTELVRDRVAALRTLTEDLLEISRLDTRRERLEVDAEDLTALVVRVVRAAEASDGSSGAGASGSSGGSGGSGGSGGSGGSGGSSTGIAITVVRDARVETDRRRLERVLGNLLANARRHGRAPVVLTVDGPVVTVRDHGDGYPEYLVTHGPQRFRTEGDAKGHGLGLTIAVGQAEVLGARLTFANAPDGGAKATLTLPQTPPAAASNIPDGAA